The genomic window CTTCGGCGAGTAGGTGTAGAAGCCCTTCGCCGTGCCACCCTTCGCCACCGCGTTGATGAGCGTGGGCGTCGGCACGGCGGCGATGTCGGCCGAGCCGGCCTCGGCGCCGCGCAAGGCCGTGACACCGGTGTCGAGGCTGACGATCTCGACGTCGAGGCCGAAGTCCTCGTAGAAGCCCTGCTCCTGCGCGACCCACACCATCACGTGCACGAAGTTCGGCGGGATGACGGGCATGCTCACCTTGATCGGCTCGAGCTCACCGCCGCCGTCGTCGCCACCCCCCGAGCACGCCGAGACGAGGGCGAGCAGCCCGGCCGCCACCAGGGCCACCCCTCGGTGCCGCCGCCACCACGTCCTGCCGGATCCGTCGCCTGCGTCCATCGGATGCCTCTTTGCAATCGATTGCTATGTGACGGTAGTCGACGCCGCCGGAGACCGTCAAGTGTCAGTGGTCCGAAAGCTGGACCGTCATCCAGTCCGCCGTCTTCTGCCGGTGCCTGGCCGCGACGTTCATGCAGCCGTGGTTGCCGTCGTCGAGCAGCAGCAACGTCGTCTGGCCGGCCGCCTCGCTCGCGAGACGCTCGGCGTCGCGGTACGGGATCAGCCGGTCGAGCCTGCCGGTCACGACGAGCAGAGGGCAGCGGATCGACGCCGTGCGCCCGTCCAGGCTCAGCGTGTGCGCCACCCCGCGCGCCTCGTCGTCGTCCGCCGACCACGACCGCACCCGGAACGCGTCACGCGTCAGCGCCGGCAGCTGGTCCCAGCAGGCGCCGAAGTCGTACGGACCCGCGAGGGCGACGCACGCCCGTACGCGCGGGTCGCCGCTCGCGATCCGCGGCGCGTAGTAGCCACCGAGGCTCACGCCCCACACACCGATGCGCGACGCGTCGACCCCGTCGAGCGCGGAGACGGCGTCGAGGATCACGGCACCGGGGACCTCCCAGTCCCCCTGGATGGGCAGGTCGTACTCGGCCTCACCCTGGCCGGGTCCGTCGACGCTGAACGTGCCGAGGCCGCGCTCGAGGAACAGCGCCTCCGTCGACCTGAACTCCTCCTTGGCGGAGTCGAGGCCGGGCACCATGACCACCAACGGATGCGGCCCGTCACCCGCCGGCAGTCGCAGGATCCCCACCAGCGTCGATCCGCGGTAGGGGATCTCGACGCGCCGGCCCGGCGGGTCGAGATGCGGCAGCGCGAGGTCGAGGCAGCGCACCGCGGAGGCGTGGGCGACGCGCATCTGGTCGACGTCGTGCACGTAGAGGTACTTGGCGAAGTGGAAGTAGACGGCGGCCTGCGCGTAGTGCTGGCCCGCCGACCGCAGCCGCTCCTCCGCGAGCGCCTCGGCGGCGATCTCCTCGTGCTCGGCCGCCACCGCGGACCACGAGGAGCACCAGTCGTCCCAGGTCTCCAGCGCCTTCGTGACCCGTTCGAAGTCGCTGACCGCCACGCCGTTCGTGGTGAACCGGGGTGCCCAGTTCGCGATCGCCGACGCGACGCGTTCGTCCATGAATGACCTCCACCACTTGCAATCGAGTGCATAGTTTCCGATGATCGTTCCTGTGTCAACGACGACAACACGGGTCGGCGGACCACCGCCGCCGTTCAGCGCGGAGGAGCTGCGCG from Streptosporangiales bacterium includes these protein-coding regions:
- a CDS encoding alpha/beta hydrolase; translation: MDERVASAIANWAPRFTTNGVAVSDFERVTKALETWDDWCSSWSAVAAEHEEIAAEALAEERLRSAGQHYAQAAVYFHFAKYLYVHDVDQMRVAHASAVRCLDLALPHLDPPGRRVEIPYRGSTLVGILRLPAGDGPHPLVVMVPGLDSAKEEFRSTEALFLERGLGTFSVDGPGQGEAEYDLPIQGDWEVPGAVILDAVSALDGVDASRIGVWGVSLGGYYAPRIASGDPRVRACVALAGPYDFGACWDQLPALTRDAFRVRSWSADDDEARGVAHTLSLDGRTASIRCPLLVVTGRLDRLIPYRDAERLASEAAGQTTLLLLDDGNHGCMNVAARHRQKTADWMTVQLSDH